One genomic window of Roseateles sp. DAIF2 includes the following:
- the mtgA gene encoding monofunctional biosynthetic peptidoglycan transglycosylase: MIGKLMRLLALLLLGLVALQLYFAGRIALMNLLAPQSTTFQRSEIWRLATEKGLVAWSQQWVDEDRLSKNLQRAVIASEDAAFADHGGVDWDAIEKAWEKNQKAEARAEKQAANLRPGRAAPVAKIVGGSTITQQLAKNLFLSGERNLLRKGQEFALTFMLEALLDKRRILEIYLNNVEWGEGLFGAQAAARHYFRIDAARLSPNQAARLAVMLPAPKRFEKRPASGYVLSRAGTIEARMGAVELP, translated from the coding sequence ATGATCGGCAAGCTGATGCGCCTGCTGGCCCTGCTGCTGCTGGGCCTGGTGGCGCTGCAACTCTATTTCGCCGGCCGCATCGCGCTGATGAATCTGCTGGCGCCGCAGTCCACCACCTTCCAGCGCTCCGAGATCTGGCGCCTGGCGACCGAGAAGGGCCTGGTCGCCTGGAGCCAGCAATGGGTGGACGAGGATCGCCTTTCAAAGAACCTGCAGCGCGCGGTGATCGCCAGCGAGGACGCCGCCTTCGCCGACCATGGCGGGGTGGACTGGGACGCGATCGAGAAGGCCTGGGAGAAGAACCAGAAGGCCGAGGCGCGCGCCGAGAAGCAGGCCGCGAACCTGCGCCCGGGCCGCGCGGCACCGGTGGCCAAGATCGTCGGCGGCTCGACCATCACCCAGCAGCTGGCCAAGAACCTGTTCCTGTCCGGCGAGCGCAATCTGCTGCGCAAAGGCCAGGAGTTCGCGCTGACCTTTATGCTGGAGGCGCTGCTGGACAAGCGCCGCATCCTGGAGATCTATCTGAACAACGTCGAATGGGGCGAAGGCCTGTTCGGCGCCCAGGCCGCGGCGCGCCATTACTTCCGGATCGACGCCGCGCGCCTGTCGCCCAACCAGGCGGCGCGCCTGGCGGTGATGCTGCCGGCGCCCAAGCGCTTCGAGAAGCGCCCGGCCTCGGGCTATGTGCTGTCGCGCGCCGGCACGATCGAGGCGCGCATGGGTGCGGTCGAGCTACCCTGA